One region of Triticum aestivum cultivar Chinese Spring chromosome 6B, IWGSC CS RefSeq v2.1, whole genome shotgun sequence genomic DNA includes:
- the LOC123137923 gene encoding pheophytinase, chloroplastic, with translation MSVASASAAALRSSSGRRCGVGTGLNGGNKFLMMQRRDLVTKGVALSVCSSLLASSTSNGAAAQALERLPFKADGYSFWTWRGRKIHYVEQGSGQPIVLIHGFGASAFHWRYNIPELAKKYKVYAVDLLGFGWSEKALVQYDATIWMEQVSDFLREVVQSPSVVVGNSLGGFTTLFAATEVPELVRGVVLLNSAGQFGDPNAPPKAEEAAVAEEEASAVTRLIVRPLKEAFQRVVLGFLFWQAKQPARVEKVLKSVYKDPSNVDEYLISSITAPTADPNAGEVYYRLMSRFVANQSQYTLDKLLGKLTCPLLLLWGDLDPWVGPSKAARIHEFYANSTVVNLQAGHCPHDEAPEQFNAALLQWLASLEEEAGDKPAEPSLQVV, from the exons ATGTCCGTCGCGTCCGCTTCCGCGGCCGCCCTCCGGTCCTCGTCCGGCCGCCGCTGTGGCGTCGGAACTGGCCTCAACG GAGGCAACAAGTTTCTGATGATGCAGAGGAGGGACCTCGTCACCAAGGGGGTCGCGCTCTCCGTCTGCTCCTCGCTGCTCGCCTCCTCCACTTCCAACGGCGCCGCTGCACAAG CATTGGAGAGGCTGCCGTTCAAGGCGGACGGGTACAGCTTCTGGACGTGGAGGGGCCGCAAGATACACTACGTGGAGCAAGGGTCCGGGCAGCCCATCGTGCTCATCCACGGCTTCGGCGCGTCGGCGTTCCACTGGAG GTACAACATCCCGGAGCTGGCCAAGAAGTACAAGGTGTACGCCGTGGACCTGCTGGGCTTCGGCTGGAGCGAGAAGGCGCTGGTGCAGTACGACGCCACCATCTGGATGGAGCAGGTCTCCGACTTCCTCAGGGAGGTCGTCCAGTCGCCATCCGTCGTCGTCGGCAACAG CTTAGGTGGCTTCACGACGCTGTTCGCCGCGACGGAGGTGCCGGAGCTGGTCCGGGGCGTCGTGCTGCTCAACTCCGCCGGCCAGTTCGGGGACCCCAACGCGCCGCCCAAGGCTGaagaggcggcggtggcggaggaggaggcgagcgCGGTGACGAGGCTCATCGTGAGGCCGCTCAAGGAGGCCTTCCAGCGGGTCGTGCTCGGGTTCCTCTTCTGGCAGGCCAAGCAGCCGGCCAGGGTCGAGAAAGTCCTCAAAAGC GTGTACAAAGATCCGAGCAACGTGGACGAGTACCTGATCAGCTCGATCACGGCGCCAACGGCCGACCCGAACGCCGGCGAGGTGTACTACAGGCTCATGTCGCGGTTCGTGGCGAACCAGAGCCAGTACACGCTGGACAAGCTGCTGGGGAAGCTGACGTGCCCGCTGCTGCTGCTGTGGGGGGACCTGGACCCGTGGGTCGGCCCGTCCAAGGCGGCGCGGATCCACGAGTTCTACGCCAACTCCACCGTCGTCAACCTGCAGGCCGGGCACTGCCCGCACGACGAGGCGCCGGAGCAGTTCAACGCGGCGCTGCTCCAGTGGCTCGCGTCactggaggaggaggccggcgacaaGCCGGCCGAGCCCAGCCTCCAGGTCGTGTGA